CTGGTTGATTGTGCACAGATACGTTTGCTATGATTGTGGTTTTGTTGTATGATCAATGTAATGAAACCTGTACAACAATGCAACTTGCTGGATTAGAAACAACGTTTGGATATTCGACACAGTGCAAGCTAATGTTTGGTATTGTAGTTCATATCAGTGTGTCACATGATTCTCAAACCTTTACCAAGCCACCAACAGTACACGATTTCAgtaataaaacaaatttaaatGTACTGTCATGGTGACCTTTACAAGGTCTTTGGTTTCTGATAGGAATAAAATTTTACATCTAAAAGCAtcaattttattaattagttgattaCATGTGTTGGTAAGTGTAACATTTtgatacacaaacagtaaattaattaatgcattatACTAATACATTAATACATTAGCTATTTGACTTACCTCAGCCTTTCAACTATTTTGGAAGTATTTCAAATTCTTCTTCAAGCAGGACATTCTGTGTGTATGAAAACAGTCAAGCTCTGAAAACTATGTCAAACTGATAACTACCGTATTACATAATAAGTGATTGCCATTTCCATTGGTCTAGTAGTACAATTTTTTAGTCTGGCGTCACAATTTGTGTCATCACCATGGAAATGACAACTCACCCTGTATAATACATGTAGTATGGTTTAGCATAGCCAGTGTTCAGAGCCATTTTAAGTAAAGACAGCCAAAACAGGTAGTGTCTTCATCGTCTAAACAACAAGGTGCTTAGGCGTGTTACATATAGTTTATAGACTGGCGAGTGTACACGAAATACACCTGCTGTGCTCATGAGTTGGCAAGAGGGTGAAGCCCGACTGCTAATGATCTGGGTGCAGTGGTGTGTATTTTGCTTATACTCTTGCCAGAATGTCTATAACTGGTTTGTAGCAGCCTAGCTTTGTCTGcaccaatcagtgtccagtattcaCTTAGAGTATGTAGCATATCCTACGTTTGCTACATAATGATTGGTCAATAAACCAGTCGCCCCACGCACTTATATCGCTCGATTTGTTGAATGGTTAATATGTAGTGGAAGTGGGATGTGTCACTTATTATTCTAAgcaaatactggacactgattggtgCAGATGAAACTAGGGTGCTACATATTTTTACTACACGACCATATCTCAAggaaataaatatttattcaGTCATCTATACCCTGACCCGGAAGTTGATATTTATGCATTTCAAGTTTtgctaaaaacaaaaataagaaTACATGTAGTGTGTTTACAGGCAATAAATATGCCTTTTTCTTTCCAGTAATATAAATGGTTTGTTTTTAGAGCTTCCTGATCTAGAATCAAAGCCTGTGGAGGATGAGGCGACTGTTTCAAAAGATGATCATGAAGAGGAGAGTGTGTGAGATGAAAATGACTCTAGCGCTGCAGAATAAGAATACGTCTAGCCaattctgtttgtttctggtTTTCTGTAATGTTGTCATTATCACTGGTTTCTGATCAGATCGACATCGGATCTGACAATTGCGTGTTTACATGCATGGCACGtgcttagcgcgcgttagacatGTTCGTGTTGGAATACGAAACTCTGGAATACGAAACTCTGGAACGCTAAAATTCGCTTTATTTGACATTGCTTGGGCTGAATCCCACCATTCTATTAAAAGTTCAGCTAGCAGGTTTACAGGTAACTTGTTTTCGCGGGCTCATTTGGTGTTAGGTCTAGCAGACCTCGTAGAACTTAGTGCAAGTCAAAATATTTTACGAACAGTCAAATGGTCGCCGCTAAAGCTATAAAGAACTCAATATGCAATCCACACGTATACAGACCGGGAAGGTTGCCGGGCGTGTGTTGCAACCAAATATGGTCACGCTTGCGGTTATCCTAGCGCGTTACGCATGGTTCTGAGTTTGCGCGGTATTTTCAAGGCGAACGCGGGTTTTGTTCTCATGAGTACTTTGTCTCTCATCAGTCGCGACTTTGATCTTTCCTCTGCTGCTACTGACCAGTCGTTAACGGCCAAATGTAGTAAACTAGAGGCGGTGGTGGAAAGGTTTACCACTTTTCAAACAGAACGGTCCGACAGAGCCAGAGGTAGGTAACTATCAGTTGGTGTTGTCGTGGATTTGCGTCCTTTGTCAAGCGCTGGAacgctttgcttgtacacgcCGTAACGGCAAATGACAGACCGTGGTGGCCACGCCCtctctgctgtttgtctgtttgtctgtctgtcaatgcatatacttattttataattaaattgtaACTAAAATAATCCgcaagcagataaacaaaaccaAAGTCAGCTGTCTGTGTCTGACTCTCTTTCTATCGATAGTGTCAAACTTGATGatagtctttctgtttgtcggGTGGTCAGCCGTTCATTGAATTTgttttatctgtgtgtctctctgtctgtcggtccgtccgtctgtctccctctgtttgtctgtctgtctgtcaaagaaatatatttgcataaatcagaactattacaaaTCAAACTAAGCAAAGTCTAATACGTGATACACTACAGTTGATCTTAGCAGGGTCTTACGATGATTATCTAACTAAAGAAtactgacagtctgtctgtttgcctgtcaaaCGTATTTCACTATTTATAAAGAACTTTAACTCTACATGAAGGTGCAGCTAAAACAACTGTGCTAAAATTAGTATCCCACATGGGACAGTCTGATACAAAGCACATTGTACTATGTAGTAAACAGCAACGACAACAACTAATGAGTAGAGTTCTGAATGTCTAGTTCAGTGTCATCCCAGTCTTCTTTCCTTGCCTTAGAGATACTGCTCaattttctcatgatgaccttaTAGTTCGATTTCTGACTTCCTGACTGtgtgtcagtatgtctgtctgcctgtgagtgcctgtctgtctgtctgtctatgattgcctgtctgtctgtctgtctatgattgcctgtctgtctgtctgtctatgagtgtctgttcgtctgtctgtctgtctgtctgtctgtcattacatatattttcaaacattgaactattatacaccatctaagcaaagcaactaaatactacccaagccaatagggcttggttctaccttctgtctgtctgtctgtctgtctgtctgtctgtctgtcggtgagtgtctgcctgtcttgtctgtctgtctgtgagtgtctgtctgtctgtctgtctgtcttgtctgggTTCTGGGTTCCGGTCTTATCCAAGTCATACTGTCATCTGAACCAATCAGTACAGCTTGAATGTACTTGGAATACAATCTCATTCGATTTCCTCTCTATGTACCCTTCTTCACCTCACTTTCATTAGACAAACTGACTACATTCTTGTCCACCTTGTTATTATTTTATGATCCCCTTTGCAGAGGAATCCTCCGCTTACAGAGAAAAGGCCATCACTGAAAGAAAGCAAAAGCTCGAAGGTGAGATAGACGACAGACTGGTTAAgttaataatataatacaacaataatataattgCACTGTTAGCTAATACTATTGTTAAAAAGATGATGTTCCAGCAATTCGTCTAATCTGTTCGTACGATATCCAGAATGTCAACGACCACGGAGCCATCCTCGCCCATATAGGCAGAAATCCCTTCCAAAGGGCCAGCATGCCCTCATTTTGCACAGTTAGCTTCAAACACTGCAACGATGAGCTATAGAGTTGTGGCTGATTCATAATCCGGGTCTTAACAACGTCGGCTGGTGTGCCGACCGTCGCTGCCACTAATCCCGATGCTGCACTAGCAATAGAATGTGTGATTGAGTTATCCCCTAAATGAGTATATTGTAAGAGTGCCTGCTTGGTCGTGTCATATGTAGTCAAGTCGCCCATGTTTACTAAAGCTGCCCTTTGTACATTGGGTGCCCATCCTTTCCACAGAGCGCGTATTCCTCCTTCACTGACAATTCTTGAAAATGCGTGAAAAGTGCCTCGAACTCGGGCCGGCTTTCCTTCGAGTTTACGTCGACCTTCCATCTGCATTTGAACCTTAACGAGGTCGGTCGGACTGGCAATGAATTGAGCAGCAGCTCCAGCGATTCCACCACTCAGTACTGCTTTGTAGAATGGAAAATGACCATCAAGTGATCGACCAAAGACATCCTCTCGAAGTTTCTCATAGAATCCCATTCTACATCCAGTGTAAACAAGATGTCGTAGTACGGCCGGACTGACTCCTTGCCAGAGCTTGAGGGGTCCTTCCTCTCGGATTATCCCCAGGGCGGTCTTCAACATCCCGCGGTATGCTGTGGGGTTAGGGGCTCCCTCTCCTTGGATTTGCAGTCGTGTTTTTGTCAGGTCGAGGGGGAATGTCACCGTCTCAGCAACCGTAGCGGCAGCGGCGGATAGCGCGTATTTGTAGAGAAAATCGGAAGCCATTCTACAGCATGGACACTCACACGTGACCTGACCGTCTTGTCTCACGTGATCTGCTCACGCTTGTCACTTCATTGTCAGTCGGCTAGCTGGACGACCCGCGTAGTGGTGTATCATGCACGAAAGGAGAGTAGGACTGTGTTTACAATCGGCGTTAGCGTAGCAATGAACGTTGTTCTAGAACGCCATTAGCGACTACCTCGCGTGCACATCTTCTAGTAAAGCGTACGGGAATTTCTGGGTAATTTTCGCTGGTACACTACTCCATAAAATGTTAACCGTAAGATAATGGCTGCAGAAGAATACAAATTTTTAGAGATTTGTGGAGTTGTCTCAGAGCTGGATATTCCGTCGTTTTTCCCCTACTTGTAGTTTCGGAAGTTTGTTTGAGAAGGTTCTCCAGGGCAAACAGTAGGGCAGAGATAATGCAATGTGGTAGACAATGACATCGTTCATAGTTCATACAAGATGGCCTATGCAAGCGTGTCTAGGTGTGCTGATCTCACATGACCACTATGAGCATTAATCAAGTTAACTGAAACGCTGTTAGACACATTTTAGTGAACAATGTCGTAATTTAGCACTTATACATTGCTATATAAAATGGTTCAAGAAAATAATGTTAACTTGTATCTTGTTTGGAGATCCTTTTTACTCTCAGTGTACTTCCATCAACAGAAAACTTGTGATAATTTTGAGAACATAATAATGTGAGAGAAGCTGTTGACTAATTATTACGCTGTGATTTTTAGCTAAACAGCAAGCCAAGCAACGAGTAGCTGAAGGCAAGAAAGAACTGAAGGAAGTGAACAAGATGAGAAAGAAGTTGATGAAAGATATTGATTCTGTCAGTAAAGAGCTGCATGAGAAACTTCAGATTGTGGATGAAGAAACGAAAGGTTGCAAGAAAcatggctgtgtgtgtgtgtgtgtgtgtgtgtgtgtgtgtgtgcgcgcgcacgcacatgTATTTGTGTGCATGAAAAAGTTGACCTGAAATGTTAGTTGTGTTATTGATTTTAGCTAATATGAAACGAGAGGAGGAAAGGTCTGCTAAGGTCGACAGGGTCACGGAAAATTTACAGAAGATTTTGGATAAATTTCATCTTCATTTCAGAAAGATCAAAGGTGATAATCTAATTTAACTACAGGAGATGAATTGTACATGTAGGTTTGTGACTGTCTAATACAACTCACCgttgtcactgtgtgtgtgtgtgtgtgcgtgtgtgtgtgtgtgtgtgtgtgtgtgtgtgcatttgctTGCCTGGTTTAAATAAAAAGTTGAGGAATCTCTATTAGAGTTGGGcatataatataaattttttatcTAGTCTGGAATACTCTTCACTAAACTGTGATTTACATGCCTAACACTTAGTTAACAAATTATGAAGACACTAACTGTCCTTTTGATGTTTCTGTGGCAACTGATTGCcaggtcttgaaaaaatataAGGCACCGCAGTGAGCATCCTGTTTATAACAGTACACCAAGTGTTGATGTTTAGTAGTTGTGTGGAaaaatgtatgtttgtctcatTATTGTGATGATATTGCTCCTTTTTGTAATGAGTTCTGGCTAGAACAATTGAATTGTTGGGTAGTTTTTTCCTTGTTTGCTGTCTCTTCTTTTACGAATGTTTATTCCAAATTTGTGATTTGTTATTTGAGCTTGAACTGTGGCTGTTGTGCTCTTAATTAGGTTGTCAGATCCAAGCAGTTTTCAATTATGTTGATCGGGACGATCAAGACAGGAACTGTTACTTTATTGTGAAGCTGTTGGATGGCAAAGTGTATGAAGGTAATACTCTATAGCATGCTTATAATTTTTTTAGGTAAAATAGTGTGGACAAACAAAACCGCATATTCACTTCATTTTTATGAAAGTGAGAATGGTGTTGGTGCACCAAATTTGTAGCAAACCCAAGATATTAGTTTAAAGGTTAGTGCATACGAGAGCATCGTGTGCTCTAGCTAGATGCGACTGGAGATTAAAGTTAAATGACCTCGTGACAGGGCAGTGGTTCTTTTTAATGTTAAATACCCTAGATCAATGGTTGACAACAGAGTGGTTGGATGGGTGTGTAATATGTCAGACAAGTTGAAGTGATCATCAGATCAGTAATAAGTGATCATTGGGAAACAGGAAAGATAGCCTCATTGTAATAAAGCTTGCTGCATAACTGCAGTTGCTAAAATGGATTGCTGCATGAAGTAAACAGCTGTTGCAGGTTGCTACTACGAGTTGGGAGGACAGAATGCCATCTTCCATTATGTTCAAATACCCTACTGCAATTGTTTTCGAGACTAAGTCTTTTCAAGGCTCCAAaaataatttgaaaatttttaaatcataattttaattttgcaAGGtctcagtgttctccccaggatctttTAGCAGAGCGGGCCGCTCTCCCTTATTCTAAGCAATTAAGCTTTTAGGTTaagtagatcatccagatgccaagacttgaGGATCTCGAAGTAAGCTTATTACTTAATTAGCTAAGACAGCGGGTTGCATCTAGTACCTCGTTTACACTGACAAGACTAATAAGGACCAGCCAGTCTGTTCGAGTATTCCAGCAAGGTGTGAATTGTTGAACGAGCCAGCACGCGTGTAACATACACTGCAAGGTTGCAAACAGGCCAGATATGTGTGTGCTCTTGTTTAAAAAACCGAGCAGGTGAACTGGAGCGAAGAGACTGCAGCTATTGTGCAGAAGAGTCATGTTTTGGAATCACTAGAAAACGAGCAGTGCTACTGCTTGTGATATGATGAGCTGACTCTGGACGGCTTCGTCTCCTCACAACGAAATCAGATAGAGACTTTCGTCCATGCTTTATCGATATTCAACCGAGTCATCTAACCTACTTGTAGTTACACTATGCAACGGGACCGGACTGCGCCGAGCCAGCTCACTCGAATCGAACGGGCTGAGTCAGCCCACTCCGGCAGCTCCCAACTTGGCTCGGTCGTGTTTTCACTGGCACGTGAGACTGGGTACCACCGAGCTGGCACGGTCCGGCCTGTTTGAACATGCcagtgtaaacggggtattatTGTGTAGAACTCTTACACTTGTACTTGCAGCCCTTAACCACGCTTTCGCAGTTGGTGTTCACGTGCAAGTAGGTATACATGTCAGCGAAGTGCATGTGTCATGTTGGCGTCGCAGAGAACtattgagtctttcttcatGAGCAACGACGTCGAAGATAAgaacacctgcattgttgaaagaaaaagtGGCAACTGACTAAGCCACTAACATTGCGTGAAGTGGGCGTGGTATTGGTAACGCCCACTTCACGGAGTATTCTGCTCTGCCTTTTAagatttctggggagaacacttaGTCTTGATGTGCGATATTAGTCATTTTCAATTTAATTATTGTGTCAAGTTGATTTAATTCTCTAACAGGTGCCTTCCAG
This window of the Corticium candelabrum chromosome 17, ooCorCand1.1, whole genome shotgun sequence genome carries:
- the LOC134193245 gene encoding kinetochore protein Spc25-like, which encodes MSTLSLISRDFDLSSAATDQSLTAKCSKLEAVVERFTTFQTERSDRAREESSAYREKAITERKQKLEAKQQAKQRVAEGKKELKEVNKMRKKLMKDIDSVSKELHEKLQIVDEETKANMKREEERSAKVDRVTENLQKILDKFHLHFRKIKGCQIQAVFNYVDRDDQDRNCYFIVKLLDGKVYEVTQTNPEVQDVDKLVAELNASQNFSRFVCTIRKRFQMAIEEEKKLS
- the LOC134193244 gene encoding mitochondrial uncoupling protein 4-like, whose product is MASDFLYKYALSAAAATVAETVTFPLDLTKTRLQIQGEGAPNPTAYRGMLKTALGIIREEGPLKLWQGVSPAVLRHLVYTGCRMGFYEKLREDVFGRSLDGHFPFYKAVLSGGIAGAAAQFIASPTDLVKVQMQMEGRRKLEGKPARVRGTFHAFSRIVSEGGIRALWKGWAPNVQRAALVNMGDLTTYDTTKQALLQYTHLGDNSITHSIASAASGLVAATVGTPADVVKTRIMNQPQLYSSSLQCLKLTVQNEGMLALWKGFLPIWARMAPWSLTFWISYEQIRRIAGTSSF